A window of the Bufo gargarizans isolate SCDJY-AF-19 chromosome 1, ASM1485885v1, whole genome shotgun sequence genome harbors these coding sequences:
- the NUDT12 gene encoding NAD-capped RNA hydrolase NUDT12 codes for MQNPKEEMVAQLHNLCALGDTTKLFALLSHSSSIINETAENGWSALMYAARNGHFDVVKMLLEKGCDKTLVNKSRQTALDIAKFWGHKHIFTLISNAKGGAKPYFLSDADEKPENYFCSTFLDRRSDKRTDTSWLQSKHTHGSSVYIIFSNLSPLVSLIGTKDGTQEPEIKLCRLRHDDVKEFLSKPDEISLIFLGVENQLNNPRSAGQEDGLVAWFALNVENLSSDQFERKFKGCYFLQPPMPALLQLVSTEAGILAQARSVLAWHNRYKFCPTCGGKTIIEEGGYKRTCVIEGCPSLQGIHNTSYPRVDPVVIMLIIHPDGNHCLLGRQKRFPPSMFSCLAGFIEPGETIEDAVRREVKEESGVKVGHVQYVSCQPWPMPSSLMIGCLGVAISTEITVDKIEIEDARWFPREQVVEAIVKGNHQYLVVPPRHAIAHQLIKHWIGMNANL; via the exons ATGCAAAATCCCAAGGAAGAAATGGTTGCTCAGCTGCACAACTTGTGTGCTCTGGGCGATACTACTAAGCTGTTTGCTCTTCTAAGTCATTCATCCTCCATCATTAATGAAACCGCTGAAAATGGATGGAGTGCTCTTATGTACGCAGCCAGGAATGGCCACTTTGATGTAGTGAAGATGCTTTTGGAGAAAGG gTGTGACAAGACATTAGTGAACAAATCCCGGCAGACTGCTTTGGATATTGCTAAGTTTTGGGGTCACAAACACATTTTTACCTTGATCTCGAATGCTAAAGGTGGAGCCAAGCCTTATTTCTTGTCGGACGCTGACGAGAAGCCTGAGAATTATTTCTGCAGTACATTTCTGGACAGAAGAAGTGATAAACGCACAGACACTAGCTGGTTGCAATCCAAGCACACACATGGCAGCTCGGTATACATAATTTTCTCCAACCTGAGTCCCCTCGTATCACTAATTGGTACAAAAGATGGCACACAAGAGCCAGAAATCAAGCTTTGCAGACTTCGGCACGATGATGTGAAGGAATTCTTGTCAAAGCCCGATGAGATCTCATTAATATTTCTTGGAGTGGAAAACCAATTAAATAATCCACGTTCAGCAGGACAGGAAGACGGACTGGTGGCCTGGTTTGCCCTCAATGTGGAAAATTTATCTTCAGATCAGTTTGAAAGAAAATTTAAAGGCTGCTATTTTCTTCAGCCTCCGATGCCAGCCTTGTTGCAGCTGGTGAGCACCGAAGCAG GGATATTGGCACAAGCACGATCTGTCCTGGCCTGGCACAATCGCTACAAATTCTGCCCGACCTGTGGTGGTAAGACAATAATTGAGGAAGGTGGATACAAGCGGACATGTGTAATAGAAGGGTGCCCCAGTTTACAAGGGATCCACAATACATCATACCCAAGAGTGG ATCCCGTGGTGATAATGCTCATCATTCACCCTGATGGAAACCACTGTCTTCTGGGGAGACAAAAGAGATTTCCTCCTAGTATGTTCTCTTGTTTAGCAGGGTTTATTGAACCAG GGGAAACAATAGAAGACGCTGTCCGTAGAGAGGTGAAAGAGGAGAGTGGCGTTAAAGTTGGCCACGTTCAGTATGTATCGTGCCAGCCCTGGCCAATGCCTTCCTCCCTTATGATTGGTTGCTTAGGCGTTGCAATATCTACAGAAATTACAGTCGACAAGATTGAAATAGAAGATGCTCGTTGGTTCCCTAGAGAACAG GTTGTAGAAGCCATAGTCAAAGGAAACCATCAGTACCTCGTAGTGCCACCAAGGCACGCCATCGCTCACCAGTTGATAAAGCACTGGATTGGTATGAATGCTAACCTATAG